The following coding sequences are from one Saccopteryx bilineata isolate mSacBil1 chromosome 3, mSacBil1_pri_phased_curated, whole genome shotgun sequence window:
- the HMGB4 gene encoding high mobility group protein B4, translated as MGPGRKKKNDLLNTRKEMELKPKVNVSSYIHFFLNYRNKFKEQQPNTFLGFTEFSRKCSEKWRSISKHEKSKYEALAQMDKARYQEEMSNYVGKKKKRRKRDPHAPRRPPSSFLLFCQDHYTQLKRENPTWSVVQVAKAAGKMWATKTDMEKQQYEQRAATLRAKYYEEVTAYRAKCHARKKSLRGLAKNYCRGVVVAAALGM; from the exons ATGGGGCCTGGACG aaaaaaaaaaaatgaccttctGAACACGAGAAAAGAAATGGAGCTGAAGCCCAAGGTGAACGTCTCTTCTTATATCCACTTTTTTCTGAATTACAGAAACAAGTTTAAAGAGCAGCAGCCAAATACCTTCCTTGGCTTTACAGAGTTCTCCAGAAAGTGTTCGGAAAAATGGAGGTCCATCTCAAAGCACGAGAAGTCCAAATATGAAGCCCtggcccagatggacaaagcCCGATACCAGGAGGAGATGTCGAATTACGTCGGCAAGAAGAAGAAGCGAAGAAAGCGGGACCCCCACGCCCCCAGGCGTCCTCCATcgtccttcctcctcttctgccaAGACCACTATACCCAGCTGAAGAGGGAGAACCCGACCTGGTCGGTGGTGCAGGTGGCAAAGGCCGCGGGCAAGATGTGGGCCACGAAGACTGACATGGAGAAGCAGCAGTATGAGCAGAGAGCGGCCACCCTGAGAGCCAAGTACTACGAGGAAGTGACAGCCTACCGGGCCAAGTGCCACGCCAGGAAGAAGAGTCTCCGAGGGTTGGCCAAGAACTACTGCAGAGG CGTGGTCGTGGCTGCTGCTCTGGGGATGTGA